tttaataagttaaaatttctttcttttaatttttatctacacttaaaaattaaaacatattataacataacataacataacttTCAAAAAactcttcaaaaaaaaaaaatatattaatttttttttttttttaattacaatgatgtatatatatataaataaacaaacaaaaaaaataactttatttttttttttttttttatataggactagcgtcagtgcatggctaacttgtacgtatacaactagcacatgctacaaaaggttaataataccttttattaaccaatataTCAATAagacataattatttaaattttaaatacttATTTAGTATTATGAAACTAActacgaatatatatatatatatatatataagttttattaaGACAAACTTTAAACTGTATATTAATTAAGGGCAATGAATTTATTCGTTAACCAATCATTACATTAtggaaaaaatatacattattaataatataatataaaaactttttttaataaaaaattaatttataatgaaaaagaacaTATAATacaaacaaaataaaataaaaataaaaaatggtTTAATTGcagtaagaaaaaaaaaaattaaactaaaaaaatatttaataaaaatgttacaatttattataataaaaaaattaacatataatacaaaataaaataaaataaaataaaaacatgcaataaaagaaaacaaaagtaaaacaaaataaagatttcattaaaaaaatacaatatatataattaaaatattcttaaaaaCGATGCACagtacaaaagaaaaaactaggtcttgattattttttctaaagtCATTCATAGTCCGTAAAAGTTACTTCAATAACTTCATCATGTTTgcatgaattaaataaatcgTTATTTGCCTCATATTCTTCGAGTATCTCTTCCTCATTAATATCATTTCCTACACTCttacttttatataaagTAGTGATAATTACGCAAGAACTTATTAATAAACCACACAATATTCCTCCCGATAATTTAACTTTTGCACTACCAAATTTGTTTTCTTCCTTCCTATTATTCTTTTCATCTGACCCTTTATTTCCATTATGATTaccattttcatttaattctaTGTTTTTATCATCACGTAAAGAAGTTTTACCAATGTCATTAtttattgaaatattttcatcctctttttttatagttttgTCTATATTATCtcttattttgtttttcttgTCATGTTCAATTGCTTTTCTTTGATAACCCTCccttatttcatttatactCTTTATAATACTATAAATAGAAAGAAgcgtatttttattt
The sequence above is drawn from the Plasmodium relictum strain SGS1 genome assembly, contig: PRELSG_00_v1_318, whole genome shotgun sequence genome and encodes:
- a CDS encoding reticulocyte binding protein, putative codes for the protein KTIVEDQKEKFLSIKSKLKEIEDFLREKKENLHSIEFSDLEYIKKVNEIYEEIKHKVTNIGELENDNNSENNKIIIYTEKISYLIERIKFLLKDEELYEYESDYDLSEEMNKKALDEVNNYITRIKEKRNKSKTILKDIEVNVGKNKDIFVENKNTLLSIYSIIKSINEIREGYQRKAIEHDKKNKIRDNIDKTIKKEDENISINNDIGKTSLRDDKNIELNENGNHNGNKGSDEKNNRKEENKFGSAKVKLSGGILCGLLISSCVIITTLYKSKSVGNDINEEEILEEYEANNDLFNSCKHDEVIEVTFTDYE